The following proteins are encoded in a genomic region of Sphaeramia orbicularis chromosome 2, fSphaOr1.1, whole genome shotgun sequence:
- the LOC115434940 gene encoding complement C1q-like protein 2 → MVLLALAVAIPLLLVRPSETSAHYYEMMGTCRMVCDPYSPKPGGATAMEVIQNVNGVAPQPPMAQGTRGEPGRPGKPGPRGPPGEPGPPGPRGPPGERGKSKVAFPAVTGTTGEDISEPDGVNSSTNSLRIAFYVGLKNPHEGYEVLKFDDVITNLGNNYDPSTGKFTCHVSGIYFFTYHVLMRGGDGTSMWADLCKNGQVRASAIAQDADQNYDYASNSAVLHLDSGDEVYVKLDGGKAHGGNNNKYSTFSGFILYPD, encoded by the exons ATGGTTTTGTTGGCTCTGGCTGTTGCCATCCCCTTGCTCTTGGTGCGCCCCTCTGAGACCTCCGCTCATTATTACGAGATGATGGGAACCTGTCGGATGGTTTGCGACCCGTACAGCCCCAAACCGGGAGGCGCCACGGCCATGGAGGTGATCCAGAACGTCAACGGCGTCGCCCCGCAGCCTCCAATGGCGCAAGGGACCCGCGGGGAGCCCGGACGACCTGGTAAACCGGGACCTAGGGGGCCCCCAGGTGAACCAGGACCCCCGGGTCCGAGGGGGCCACCGGGAGAACGCGGTAAGAGTAAAGTCGCCTTCCCTGCGGTAACGGGAACGACTGGGGAAGACATTAGTGAACCGGATGGAGTCAACTCCTCTACTAATAGTTTAAGGATCGCTTTTTACGTCGGTCTGAAGAATCCGCATGAGGGATATGAGGTGTTAAAGTTTGACGACGTGATTACAAACTTGGGGAACAACTACGATCCGAGCACCGGAAAATTCACCTGCCATGTGTCGGGGATCTATTTCTTTACCTATCATGTACTGATGCGGGGAGGAGACGGAACCAGCATGTGGGCCGACCTGTGCAAAAACGGACAG GTGCGGGCCAGTGCCATAGCTCAGGATGCAGACCAGAACTACGACTATGCCAGTAACAGTGCCGTGCTGCACTTGGACTCTGGAGACGAGGTTTACGTCAAATTAGACGGTGGTAAAGCTCATGGAGGCAACAACAACAAGTACAGCACCTTCTCCGGCTTCATCTTATATCCTGACTAA